The following coding sequences lie in one Arachis stenosperma cultivar V10309 chromosome 5, arast.V10309.gnm1.PFL2, whole genome shotgun sequence genomic window:
- the LOC130981002 gene encoding uncharacterized protein LOC130981002, with protein sequence MEVGNGRNIRFWEDAWLQDGSFKECFPRLFSVSNQQGSVIGDCGFWDGLQWVWNFQWRRELFQWELELLNQLHDRLRDVRLSLDREDSVLHNETLPADITRYNFTSSIWTGLVPPRVELFAWFVLIGRVWCAWLTFSDRAWVIPGTTKEFYESWIEATGGKSEQRKWLIGFCAVIWNIWLERNSRVFQQVETSVEGIKIMSFLSYKEWCGVDPFGC encoded by the exons ATGGAGGTGGGAAATGGCAGAAACATCCGCTTTTGGGAGGATGCGTGGTTACAAGATGGCTCCTTCAAAGAATGTTTTCCAAGACTCTTCTCGGTTTCAAATCAACAAGGATCCGTAATAGGGGACTGTGGGTTCTGGGATGGGCTACAGTGGGTGTGGAACTTCCAATGGAGGAGGGAACTCTTCCAATGGGAGTTAGAGTTGCTAAATCAATTACATGACCGGTTAAGGGACGTGAGGTTATCACTTGATAGAGAGGATTCA GTGCTACATAATGAGACGCTCCCAGCAGACATCACAAGATACAACTTCACAAGCTCCATATGGACAGGATTGGTTCCACCAAGAGTTGAACTCTTTGCTTGGTTTGTGCTAATAGGAAGG GTATGGTGTGCTTGGCTGACATTTTCTGATAGAGCGTGGGTCATCCCAGGAACCACTAAAGAGTTCTATGAGAGCTGGATTGAAGCAACAGGTGGGAAGTCAGAGCAAAGAAAATGGCTGATAGGATTCTGTGCGGTTATTTGGAACATCTGGCTGGAGCGAAATAGCAGAGTCTTCCAGCAGGTAGAGACAAGTGTTGAAGGAATTAAGATCATGTCCTTCTTGAGCTACAAGGAGTGGTGTGGAGTTGATCCGTTtggttgttga